A genomic segment from Corylus avellana chromosome ca5, CavTom2PMs-1.0 encodes:
- the LOC132180397 gene encoding lisH domain-containing protein C1711.05-like, with product MKLKEEVKGTNLEFIEQIEATDLTEETKSRTLQDHAEPNKDFSALTITNVSEEEIKEETLSPKENIINDSYSASTTVVSEEASLKEAEPVNNEQVQSSDNKETSKEDQEFRGSQTIVSNKSNTEKPSNEDLSSSIGEVSAKESLKEDKSEDTTLKEEVIFVYKI from the exons ATGAAGTTAAAAGAAGAG GTCAAAGGCACAAACTTGGAGTTCATAGAACAAATTGAGGCAACAGATTTGACAGAGGAAACAAAATCAAGGACCTTACAAGATCATGCAGAGCCAAATAAGGACTTCAGTGCTTTGACCATAACAAATGTGTCTGAGGAAGAGATTAAAGAAGAAACTTTGAGTCCAAAAGAAAACATTATTAATGACTCTTACTCTGCATCTACAACGGTTGTGAGTGAAGAAGCAAGCTTGAAAGAAGCTGAACCAGTAAACAACGAGCAAGTCCAAAGCTCTGATAACAAAGAAACCTCCAAAGAAGATCAG gAATTTAGGGGATCACAGACAATAGTTTCAAATAAGTCAAACACAGAGAAACCATCTAATGAAGACCTCTCTTCATCAATTGGAGAAGTATCGGCAAAAGAGAGCTTAAAGGAAGACAAAAGTGAGGATACGACGTTAAAAGAAGAGGTCATCTTTGTATACAAAATCTGA